TTGCACCTTTCCCTTGACCAAGTCTATGAGGCGAAACGAAAGCTTGAAGCAGTCGGATTGCTGCGTACATTTATGAGTCAGGAAGAGGAAGGGAAATTGTACACGTATGTCTTACATCCTCCTTTCACCGCAAAGGAATTCTTTCAAGATGATGTGCTTTCTGTGTTGCTTTACCATGAGCTGGGGGAAGATAAATATAACATTGTTAAAGAGGCTTTCCTTCCACAACCGAAAGCACTAGCAGGAGAGGAAGTTACGGCATCGTTTGAAGACATGTTCCAAACGACAATGCTTCACTCAAAGTCAATGCCCCAACATACCAATTCTTCTCGTTCAGAAGATAAGGAGCAAAAAGGGGTTGTAATTGGACAGGAGGTTGTGGATTTCGGCTGGTTAACTCAGTCGTTGCAACAACGAATGTATCCAACTCAACACATCCTAAATGAACGGAATAAACGCAGTATCAATCAAATGGCCGTTCTTTACGACCTAGGTACGCATGAAGTAGAGAAAGCTGTCATGTGGTCGTTATCTGACGAGCATGACTTCATGTTGAAAGAATTTAAAGAGGCGTGTCACGATTTGTATCAGTCGAAAGGGAAACAGAGTAATCCTAGTCTACTTCATACGCGACAAGCACTCGCGACAAACGATTCTTCTACAGACGCAGAAGAGAAGAAGAATGAAACGATTACAGAACGTTTCGAACGAATCTCCCCAAGGGAATTGTTAGAAGACCTGTCTGATGGAAACCAGCCATCTTATCAAGAACTTAAGATGATTCGAGATGTCATGGACCAACAAGGATTGCCGCCTGGTGTAATGAATGTGCTCATTCATTATGTTTATTTAAAGACAGACAAGAAGCTGTCTAAAGGATATTTAGAAAAGATTGCGAGCCACTGGTCTCGTAAGAAAGTGAAGACCGTGCAAGAAGCAATGGAGTTGGCAAAGTCTGAAAATGAGAATAAGCAACAAAAGTCATATTCAAGATCATACAACCGTGCTCCACAACGTCAAGGAGTGGTGCCGGATTGGTTTAAGCAGAATGGGAAAGCCTCCTCAACACAGAAGGAACAAGAGCAGTCGTCATCACCTAAGTCTTCAGAAGATACAGACCGCGAACGAGAGCAACTTCTCGAGGATTTAAAGAATCTTGATGATTTGTAACTATAGCTATAAGGAATGAGTGGAAATGGAATCTATCCAAGGATCGTTAAAGAAATGGATGAGGGAAAGTCGCAACTTCCAAGAACATTATCAGAAAATGCGGGAAGAAGTGCTACAAAATAAAGAAATTCTGGCTATCCAACAAGAAAATCCTCATCTAACAGATCAGGATTTAGAGCGACATCTTATGAAGCTCTACGAATATCAATCTCAATCGAAAAAGTGCGAGGATTGCCCAGCGCTGAATGAATGCATTAATTTAGTTTCTGGTTATAGCCCGCGCGTTCACGTGGAAGGCCATGATATTCGTTTAACGTATGAAATGTGCCCAAGAAAAAGGCTTGATGAAGAGCAGAATCAAAAGCGTTCACTTGTAAGTAGTTTATACATGCCAAGAGATATCTTGGAAGCTTCATTCAAGGATGTTGAAGTAGATGACCCTGAGCGATACGAAGCGATTCGACAAGCGAAAAATTATATTGAACATCTAGATACTGAAAAAGCAGAGAAGGGCTTGTATTTACATGGACCTTTCGGTGTGGGGAAGACCTATCTATTAGGCGCAATTGCGAACAAGCTTGCTGATAAAGGTACGTCTTCCATGCTCATCTTCATGCCTGAATTTGTTCGCGAAATGAAGCAATCCATTCAAGACCAGACCTTAAACACAAAGATTGAGCAGTTCAAGAATGTGCCTGTTCTTATGATTGATGATATTGGGGCAGAAACGATGTCTGCATGGTTTAGGGACGAGGTGCTTGGTTCCATTCTTCAGTATCGCATGATGGAACGCCTTCCGGTTTTCTTTACTTCCAACTACAACCTTGATGAGTTGCAAGAGCATCTAGCCTACTCAAATCGAGGAGAGGTGGAGAAGTTAAAGGCTGGGCGAATTATCGAACGAATTGGTCAAGTCAGTACACCAGTTAACATCGGTGGTAAGAACAAGAGAAAGTAATGGGTACAGATACGAAATAAAGATTGTATTTCCTGCAAGGATATAGAGAA
This genomic interval from Pontibacillus halophilus JSM 076056 = DSM 19796 contains the following:
- a CDS encoding replication initiation and membrane attachment family protein, whose product is MESNNIGKILPVEGYMVRVPHTFPQHYIRSLTHLYQPIIGAVAISIYQTLLSDFELKLAQSRQTHHRLMNYLHLSLDQVYEAKRKLEAVGLLRTFMSQEEEGKLYTYVLHPPFTAKEFFQDDVLSVLLYHELGEDKYNIVKEAFLPQPKALAGEEVTASFEDMFQTTMLHSKSMPQHTNSSRSEDKEQKGVVIGQEVVDFGWLTQSLQQRMYPTQHILNERNKRSINQMAVLYDLGTHEVEKAVMWSLSDEHDFMLKEFKEACHDLYQSKGKQSNPSLLHTRQALATNDSSTDAEEKKNETITERFERISPRELLEDLSDGNQPSYQELKMIRDVMDQQGLPPGVMNVLIHYVYLKTDKKLSKGYLEKIASHWSRKKVKTVQEAMELAKSENENKQQKSYSRSYNRAPQRQGVVPDWFKQNGKASSTQKEQEQSSSPKSSEDTDREREQLLEDLKNLDDL
- the dnaI gene encoding primosomal protein DnaI — its product is MESIQGSLKKWMRESRNFQEHYQKMREEVLQNKEILAIQQENPHLTDQDLERHLMKLYEYQSQSKKCEDCPALNECINLVSGYSPRVHVEGHDIRLTYEMCPRKRLDEEQNQKRSLVSSLYMPRDILEASFKDVEVDDPERYEAIRQAKNYIEHLDTEKAEKGLYLHGPFGVGKTYLLGAIANKLADKGTSSMLIFMPEFVREMKQSIQDQTLNTKIEQFKNVPVLMIDDIGAETMSAWFRDEVLGSILQYRMMERLPVFFTSNYNLDELQEHLAYSNRGEVEKLKAGRIIERIGQVSTPVNIGGKNKRK